One Anolis carolinensis isolate JA03-04 chromosome 5, rAnoCar3.1.pri, whole genome shotgun sequence DNA segment encodes these proteins:
- the fmc1 gene encoding protein FMC1 homolog encodes MALLGSPLRTFRGLAREFRLAQGGAGGSFRDVPAYRYLREAFRAHRVTSEKLCRAQHDLHFQAATYLCLLRSVRKHLTLHKEYHGKGDRTAEQVAGLVGLKLPQQPGGKGWE; translated from the exons ATGGCGTTGCTGGGGTCTCCGCTCCGCACTTTCCGTGGCCTGGCGCGCGAGTTCCGGTTGGCGCAAGGAGGGGCCGGAGGCTCCTTCCGGGACGTCCCTGCTTATCGGTATTTGAGGGAGGCCTTCCGCGCCCACAGG GTAACCAGTGAAAAATTGTGCAGAGCCCAGCACGACCTACATTTCCAGGCTGCTACCTATCTCTGTCTTCTCCGTAGTGTCAGGAAGCACTTAACGCTACACAAAGAATATCATGGAAAAGGAGATCGGACGGCAGAGCAAGTGGCTGGACTTGTCGGCCTTAAACTACCACAGCAGCCTGGAGGGAAAGGATGGGAATGA